One window from the genome of bacterium encodes:
- a CDS encoding carbohydrate kinase family protein, whose product MYDIITIGTATRDAFIESPSFVLRKERKFSTGQALSMPAGAKIDVSRIIFTTGGGATNAAVTFARQGLKTACIAKVGSDVSGEEVRSGLLGEHVDARFLLKTKKYSTAYSLLLLSGGERTILVYRGASERLLPEDIAWEELKTRWFFLFPGGAFKTCEKALRYARAHGIRTALNPSLPMLKRGAAYFRSMLRQVDVLIMNREEASMITGIPYRKHEAIFKKIDEWMPCLAVLTDGAHGAMVSDGANLYTAGVFREKQLVNRTGAGDAFGSGFVAGLIQGTRNKEQGARKKKAAVCDIYPPDVIKYAMRLGSANATSVVEHFGAKAGILGRREFTSPRWRNFAVSRSRI is encoded by the coding sequence GTGTACGACATTATCACCATTGGAACTGCGACGCGCGACGCTTTCATAGAAAGCCCCTCGTTTGTTTTGAGAAAAGAGAGAAAATTTTCGACCGGACAGGCGCTCTCTATGCCCGCAGGAGCAAAGATAGACGTCTCAAGGATAATTTTTACCACCGGAGGCGGCGCGACGAATGCTGCAGTGACCTTTGCCCGGCAGGGACTGAAAACCGCATGCATTGCAAAAGTGGGAAGCGACGTGTCGGGCGAAGAGGTGAGAAGCGGGCTTTTGGGCGAGCATGTTGATGCGCGCTTTTTATTGAAAACAAAAAAATATTCCACGGCCTATTCCCTGCTTCTGCTATCCGGGGGCGAGCGCACTATTTTAGTATATCGGGGAGCGAGCGAACGCCTTCTTCCGGAAGATATCGCATGGGAAGAGCTGAAGACGCGATGGTTTTTTCTGTTTCCTGGCGGTGCATTCAAGACGTGCGAGAAAGCATTGCGGTATGCCAGGGCGCACGGCATCCGCACGGCGCTGAATCCTTCGCTTCCCATGCTTAAGCGCGGCGCGGCGTATTTTAGAAGCATGCTTCGGCAGGTGGACGTGCTTATTATGAACCGCGAGGAGGCAAGCATGATCACCGGTATTCCATATCGGAAACACGAGGCCATTTTTAAGAAAATTGATGAATGGATGCCGTGTCTTGCGGTACTTACGGATGGAGCGCATGGAGCTATGGTTTCCGACGGCGCAAATCTCTATACTGCCGGGGTTTTCCGCGAGAAGCAATTGGTCAATCGTACGGGAGCTGGGGATGCCTTCGGGTCCGGTTTTGTGGCGGGGCTGATTCAAGGAACAAGGAACAAGGAGCAAGGAGCAAGAAAGAAAAAGGCGGCGGTGTGCGATATATACCCGCCGGATGTCATTAAATATGCTATGCGCCTGGGCTCGGCGAACGCAACCTCGGTTGTGGAGCATTTCGGAGCTAAGGCGGGGATTCTTGGCAGGCGCGAATTCACAAGCCCCAGATGGCGCAACTTTGCGGTTAGCCGAAGCCGAATCTGA
- a CDS encoding DUF5667 domain-containing protein, with the protein MKYTISLIALSLLFSGLVFAKAEGLPDSGITPDSHFYFLKTWKENIQTFFTFGAENKAKQYLHLADVRMAEYQKLIEKEKTDIAEKTLEKYKNQLQQALDKISEIKKSGKNETDLSTRFEQAITKHLQVLQVILLKVPEPAKLGIQNAINASQKVIEERDASTQDTSKLSGVLFGLTQSSNYEEFARKNGLQITSGSIKVYIYIQNITYNDYVMSDDIGVKQKGTDNIVQALVRVEKLLQLTEDPHVRLIEMPVRGVPL; encoded by the coding sequence ATGAAATACACCATCTCTTTAATTGCTTTGTCATTGCTTTTTTCTGGTTTGGTTTTCGCCAAAGCCGAAGGATTACCAGACTCGGGAATCACGCCCGACAGCCATTTTTATTTTTTGAAAACCTGGAAGGAAAATATCCAGACCTTCTTTACCTTCGGGGCGGAAAACAAGGCCAAACAATATCTTCACTTGGCGGACGTGCGTATGGCCGAGTACCAGAAATTGATTGAAAAAGAGAAAACAGATATTGCAGAGAAAACCCTTGAGAAATATAAGAATCAGCTCCAGCAGGCACTTGATAAGATCAGCGAGATAAAAAAATCGGGAAAAAACGAGACCGATCTCTCCACGCGTTTCGAGCAAGCTATTACTAAACATCTCCAGGTGCTCCAGGTCATTCTTTTAAAAGTTCCAGAGCCGGCAAAATTAGGAATTCAAAACGCCATTAATGCTTCACAAAAAGTGATTGAAGAAAGGGATGCGTCAACTCAAGACACTTCCAAGCTTTCAGGCGTTCTCTTTGGACTTACACAATCCTCCAACTATGAGGAATTCGCTAGAAAAAATGGGCTGCAGATTACGAGCGGTTCCATTAAGGTCTATATCTATATACAAAACATAACCTATAATGACTATGTCATGTCGGACGATATCGGTGTTAAGCAAAAAGGAACGGATAATATCGTGCAAGCTCTAGTTCGTGTTGAAAAGCTCTTACAGCTTACGGAGGACCCGCATGTTCGGCTTATAGAAATGCCGGTAAGAGGAGTGCCGTTATAG
- a CDS encoding transketolase C-terminal domain-containing protein gives MPVNPKAKLVENLFDPAIKQEPTRMGYGEGLKLLGDKNPNVVALCADLTGSTQTKKFADSYPDRFVQMGVAEQNLVTVASGMAAAGKIPYVASYTMFCPGRAWEQVRTTICYNDQPVKIAGAHAGVSVGPDGATHQAIEDIAIMRTLPNMQVFSACDSIENRKVTMTIADTGKPAFFRFQREKTPVFTTEETPFQIGKAQVFWEGKDVAIIACGPLVYNALLAARDLEQEGISCMVVNNASIKPMDEEVITNAAKTCGAVVTVEEHQIMGGMGSRVAEILVQHHPVPMEFVGVHDRFGESGEPNELIEAFGMGVGSIKEAIKKVLKRKS, from the coding sequence ATGCCCGTAAATCCAAAAGCAAAACTTGTTGAGAATCTGTTCGATCCTGCGATCAAGCAGGAGCCGACCCGTATGGGGTATGGCGAAGGTTTGAAATTACTCGGGGATAAAAATCCTAATGTGGTGGCGCTTTGCGCGGATCTTACGGGCTCGACGCAGACAAAAAAGTTTGCCGATTCGTATCCGGACAGATTTGTGCAGATGGGTGTGGCGGAGCAGAATCTTGTTACCGTGGCATCCGGCATGGCCGCAGCGGGGAAGATTCCTTACGTTGCCTCCTACACGATGTTCTGTCCGGGAAGGGCCTGGGAGCAGGTGCGCACCACTATCTGCTATAATGACCAGCCGGTGAAAATCGCAGGCGCCCATGCAGGAGTTTCCGTAGGACCCGATGGCGCGACGCATCAGGCAATAGAAGATATCGCTATCATGCGCACTCTGCCCAATATGCAGGTTTTTTCTGCATGTGATTCTATCGAGAATCGGAAAGTGACCATGACCATAGCCGATACGGGAAAACCCGCGTTTTTCCGTTTCCAGCGGGAAAAAACGCCGGTGTTCACTACGGAGGAGACCCCCTTCCAAATCGGCAAAGCGCAGGTTTTTTGGGAAGGGAAAGATGTTGCGATTATTGCCTGTGGTCCCCTCGTCTATAACGCGCTTCTTGCGGCACGGGACCTGGAGCAGGAGGGCATTTCTTGTATGGTGGTGAATAATGCTTCCATAAAGCCGATGGATGAGGAAGTAATAACGAATGCGGCCAAGACCTGCGGGGCGGTGGTCACGGTCGAAGAACATCAAATTATGGGAGGCATGGGGTCGCGCGTCGCTGAAATTTTAGTACAGCACCATCCTGTTCCTATGGAATTTGTTGGAGTTCACGACCGTTTCGGCGAATCGGGTGAACCCAACGAGCTCATTGAAGCCTTCGGCATGGGCGTGGGGTCTATCAAGGAAGCGATAAAGAAAGTACTTAAGAGAAAGTCATGA
- a CDS encoding Ig-like domain-containing protein, whose protein sequence is MPDNVSFRLVKGNGSEISKWYPFWIGTIVGFAFVFFAFLLAVVEISRANRTQTSFFDFSDRMMTQIKRGSMMQKDGVRILTPAKNASVSGKIQISAVSDKNASAVKFLLDGAEIAVFSAEPYVFAWDTAGAKNGEHIIAVLATDAIGYSTITQQSVTVAN, encoded by the coding sequence ATGCCCGATAATGTTTCTTTTCGTTTAGTGAAGGGTAATGGTTCCGAGATTTCCAAGTGGTATCCATTCTGGATAGGGACCATAGTGGGGTTTGCGTTCGTGTTTTTCGCGTTTTTGCTTGCCGTTGTGGAAATTTCGCGGGCAAACCGCACGCAAACGTCTTTTTTTGATTTTTCAGACCGTATGATGACGCAAATCAAGCGCGGAAGCATGATGCAGAAGGACGGTGTCCGCATCCTTACTCCGGCAAAAAATGCTAGCGTAAGCGGCAAGATCCAGATAAGCGCGGTATCGGACAAGAACGCATCGGCGGTGAAGTTCCTTTTGGACGGCGCGGAGATTGCCGTTTTTTCAGCGGAGCCTTATGTCTTCGCATGGGATACGGCCGGCGCAAAAAATGGCGAACATATTATCGCGGTGCTTGCGACGGACGCGATAGGATATTCAACGATTACACAGCAGAGCGTAACGGTGGCGAACTAG
- a CDS encoding transketolase, with protein MSHLHDDKVKFLEAKAQAIREDLIPMLLAAGSGHTAGPLGMADVFTALYFHIVKHDPKNPGWEERDRIILSNGHICPVLYATLAEAGYFPKEELKTLRKFGSRLQGHPHREKLPGIETSSGPLGSGTSQGVGMAIAARMDKKKWQVHCLVGDGELDAGNNWEAFMLAGKLKLDNLTVLIDRNNIQIDGMTEDIMPLEPLRAKFEAFNWHVIDINGHNFEEIVNAYETARAVYEKPVCIISHNIPGKGVESIEFDYAWHGIPPKDQKQAEDFLNQLRTLGGKIKSEHE; from the coding sequence ATGTCCCATCTTCACGACGACAAAGTTAAATTTTTGGAAGCGAAGGCCCAGGCGATACGGGAAGATCTCATTCCCATGCTGCTTGCGGCAGGTTCGGGACACACGGCGGGCCCCTTGGGCATGGCCGATGTGTTTACCGCGCTCTACTTTCATATTGTCAAGCACGACCCAAAAAACCCCGGCTGGGAAGAACGGGACCGCATCATTCTCTCCAACGGCCACATCTGCCCCGTGCTTTACGCAACGCTTGCCGAGGCGGGATACTTCCCCAAAGAGGAATTAAAAACGCTCAGAAAATTCGGCTCGCGTCTGCAAGGTCATCCGCACCGCGAGAAATTGCCCGGCATTGAAACTTCGTCGGGGCCACTGGGCAGCGGAACGTCGCAAGGGGTTGGCATGGCCATTGCCGCGCGCATGGATAAGAAAAAATGGCAGGTACACTGTTTGGTCGGCGACGGAGAGTTGGATGCGGGAAATAACTGGGAAGCCTTCATGCTTGCAGGGAAACTGAAGCTCGACAATCTTACGGTGCTCATTGACCGCAATAACATACAGATCGACGGCATGACGGAGGACATTATGCCGCTCGAACCCCTACGCGCAAAATTCGAGGCGTTCAACTGGCACGTTATCGACATTAATGGGCATAATTTCGAAGAGATCGTAAATGCGTATGAAACGGCGCGCGCGGTGTATGAAAAACCCGTGTGCATTATTTCCCACAATATTCCTGGCAAAGGCGTGGAATCCATTGAATTCGATTACGCATGGCACGGCATCCCCCCCAAGGACCAGAAGCAAGCGGAGGATTTTCTTAACCAACTGCGCACGCTCGGAGGAAAAATAAAAAGCGAACATGAGTAA
- a CDS encoding aquaporin produces MLKVVLAEFIGTFALIFIGAGSVLAGGGLVAIALAHGFAIAAMVYAVGHVSGAHMNPAVSIAMWARKKLGRDLIGIYIGAQLGGAIVAAIFLRILAPVAFIAGGGGTPVPGAETSLVQGMMIEALLTFLLVFVVFAVTDEGSGAKNLAGLIIGLTIAMDILLGGPFTGAAMNPARALGPALVSGSWSGHFIYWIGPVLGALGAAFLHRFFEKKKGFF; encoded by the coding sequence ATGCTCAAAGTCGTTCTCGCCGAATTTATCGGCACATTCGCGCTTATTTTTATCGGTGCAGGCAGCGTTCTTGCCGGCGGGGGTCTTGTGGCCATTGCGCTTGCTCACGGGTTTGCGATCGCCGCGATGGTATATGCGGTAGGGCATGTTTCCGGGGCGCACATGAATCCCGCAGTGTCTATCGCGATGTGGGCAAGAAAGAAGCTTGGCAGGGACCTGATAGGGATTTACATAGGAGCACAATTAGGCGGCGCGATTGTTGCGGCTATTTTTTTGCGCATACTTGCTCCTGTTGCGTTCATAGCCGGAGGCGGCGGTACGCCGGTTCCTGGAGCCGAAACCTCGTTGGTACAGGGCATGATGATAGAGGCTCTTTTAACGTTCCTGCTCGTTTTTGTTGTGTTCGCCGTTACTGACGAAGGAAGCGGCGCAAAGAATCTGGCGGGACTTATCATTGGGCTTACCATTGCAATGGATATTCTTTTGGGAGGACCGTTCACGGGTGCTGCAATGAACCCGGCGCGCGCTCTGGGACCCGCTTTGGTGAGCGGCTCATGGTCGGGACACTTCATATATTGGATAGGGCCGGTTCTTGGAGCGCTGGGTGCGGCGTTCTTGCATAGATTCTTTGAGAAAAAGAAAGGTTTTTTTTGA
- a CDS encoding RpiB/LacA/LacB family sugar-phosphate isomerase: protein MLYIGSDHGGFQKKEEIKKLLQEMGVEFTDVGNAVYDPDDDYPDFARKVAEAVSKNPDQDRGILLCRSGVGVDVAANKYPNVRSSLIATDEMARFSRLHDNANVLSLAADYLTERETFHLVKTWLQTPFSGEERHMRRLKKLDEIEKAAQKSA, encoded by the coding sequence ATGCTTTACATCGGCTCCGACCACGGAGGGTTTCAAAAAAAAGAGGAAATAAAAAAACTCCTGCAAGAGATGGGTGTTGAATTTACGGATGTGGGGAATGCCGTCTACGACCCGGATGACGACTATCCGGATTTTGCGCGCAAAGTGGCAGAGGCCGTCTCAAAAAACCCCGATCAAGACCGCGGCATTCTGCTTTGCCGGTCCGGGGTCGGCGTGGATGTGGCGGCGAACAAATATCCTAATGTGCGCAGTTCCCTGATCGCAACGGACGAGATGGCGCGTTTCTCGCGCCTGCATGATAATGCCAACGTTCTGTCGCTTGCCGCGGATTATCTTACCGAAAGAGAAACTTTTCATTTAGTGAAGACGTGGCTTCAGACGCCTTTTTCCGGAGAGGAACGGCACATGCGCCGGCTGAAAAAACTTGATGAAATAGAGAAGGCGGCCCAAAAGTCTGCATGA
- the gap gene encoding type I glyceraldehyde-3-phosphate dehydrogenase has product MKKLRIAINGFGRIGRVFFRQAFDYGGIDIVAVNDLGDVENLAYLLKYDTVYGKYERQVGSDKKQGKLVVDGKEIQFLQEKDPAKLPWKESEIDVVIESTGFFEDYEKASAHVTAGAKRVIISAPGKGKEGEAGVTVLMGLNEDRMVGCAVTSNASCTTNAASPVAAVMMANPGVKKAMLSTVHAYTATQKIVDSPDAKDWRRGRAGAQNIVPSTTGAAISVGKALPELDGKFDGIAIRVPVSTGSLVDFTFVASRRTSVEEINDIFRKAAAEPRWKGILALTDEQLVSSDIIGNPHGSIVDTSFTKVIDGDLVKVLAWYDNEWGYAATLLQHVIKAGKLL; this is encoded by the coding sequence ATGAAAAAGCTTCGCATAGCCATTAACGGTTTTGGCAGGATAGGGCGGGTATTTTTTCGCCAAGCATTCGACTATGGCGGCATTGATATCGTTGCGGTAAACGATTTGGGTGATGTTGAGAATCTCGCCTATCTCTTGAAGTACGACACCGTATACGGAAAATACGAGAGACAGGTGGGAAGCGATAAAAAACAGGGCAAGCTTGTGGTAGACGGAAAGGAAATCCAATTTCTGCAAGAAAAAGACCCGGCAAAATTACCGTGGAAAGAGTCGGAGATCGATGTAGTCATAGAAAGCACGGGATTTTTTGAAGATTACGAAAAAGCATCAGCCCATGTCACGGCAGGCGCCAAGCGTGTGATTATTTCGGCTCCCGGCAAGGGCAAAGAAGGAGAGGCGGGGGTCACGGTGCTTATGGGGCTGAACGAAGACCGTATGGTAGGATGCGCGGTAACTTCCAATGCTTCCTGCACCACTAACGCCGCAAGCCCGGTTGCGGCTGTTATGATGGCAAATCCCGGCGTTAAAAAAGCCATGCTGTCCACGGTACACGCCTACACGGCAACCCAGAAAATCGTGGATAGTCCCGATGCAAAAGATTGGAGAAGGGGACGCGCAGGCGCGCAAAACATCGTACCCTCAACCACGGGTGCGGCCATTTCCGTCGGAAAAGCCTTGCCGGAACTTGACGGGAAGTTTGATGGCATCGCGATCCGCGTGCCCGTCTCGACGGGGTCATTGGTTGACTTTACGTTTGTAGCTTCTCGAAGAACCTCGGTTGAAGAAATAAACGATATTTTCCGCAAAGCGGCCGCCGAGCCGCGTTGGAAGGGGATATTGGCCTTAACCGATGAACAACTCGTCTCATCCGACATTATAGGAAATCCGCACGGGTCCATCGTCGATACATCCTTCACCAAGGTTATTGACGGAGATCTGGTGAAAGTGCTTGCCTGGTATGACAACGAATGGGGGTATGCCGCAACGCTTCTGCAGCATGTTATTAAAGCCGGAAAACTATTATAG
- a CDS encoding Ig-like domain-containing protein, producing MKKISLVFLVLIVLALAVPALAHAQVVFGSASIPNFLNARSVKELITNLVNFLVFIGIIAAAFLIVYAGVRMMLSFGNEERYRKAKEILLWAVIGFTILILARVFVQVVGTFVGTGSPAGVTGSNGEEGGPASAPMIFVDMNISGDGEGSVISAAGAPFDGFYTPPTLDSGEYIAKLLDVNGETLFVHPFNAPNTVIGEVLDASGNIDPAQLVGGDIGSLNAGMVLPAITGAKTLVITDAIGNFITQQTVASAIQESHRKFALRHGSSGIASEMTFKFAPNTARAAGGMLRIAVLGVNYPSQEEFDGDWQAFRDLLLSLEPYAAFASAISIEPVGFLPLSDTRLNCSQNECAPAYSCNQSAVTALTNSQGPYDTVLTFVRSGTLDAPTGCAYFDTSISSYDRNHNEMDLGVGGQAFVTTVGGKRNFVARTAVHEFSHSFGSLLDEYHNKPTPYFSGRNCDGSQTCPLWDNATYNITACIAGCAGKTVYYRSSPSSLMRSLSDPFGYNALSRVLLQKRLAKVGIAPFPGADTQKPTVNITSPKQTNPVTALKDNFAIWAVTSDNVGAVRVDFLANDALIGAGRRGDDLKSFEFDWDISSINDGSYRLQAKAYDAAGNSSVSPGVVVTLAPADAACVPNCSGPPVKCGGDNGCGGTCNNTCTGVQAVCQPDNTTCCVPNKGSACNTNICIENMSIQCDGSCGGGTAL from the coding sequence ATGAAAAAAATCTCTTTGGTTTTTTTGGTTCTTATAGTTTTGGCACTTGCCGTACCGGCGCTAGCGCATGCGCAAGTGGTTTTCGGCAGTGCGTCCATACCGAATTTTTTGAATGCAAGATCTGTTAAAGAACTTATCACCAATCTTGTTAATTTTCTCGTCTTTATCGGCATCATTGCAGCGGCCTTTCTTATTGTGTATGCCGGTGTGCGCATGATGCTCTCATTTGGCAACGAAGAACGATATCGAAAAGCGAAGGAAATCCTGCTGTGGGCCGTCATAGGGTTTACCATACTTATTCTCGCAAGGGTCTTTGTGCAGGTAGTAGGCACTTTCGTCGGCACGGGAAGCCCGGCCGGAGTTACCGGTAGTAACGGAGAAGAAGGCGGTCCGGCATCTGCGCCAATGATCTTTGTTGACATGAACATCTCCGGCGATGGCGAAGGGAGCGTTATTTCTGCAGCCGGAGCGCCATTCGACGGATTTTATACGCCACCGACGCTCGACAGTGGAGAATATATCGCAAAACTTCTGGATGTGAACGGTGAGACGCTTTTTGTGCATCCGTTCAATGCTCCCAATACCGTGATCGGAGAGGTCCTGGATGCATCTGGCAATATTGACCCCGCGCAGCTTGTCGGGGGGGATATCGGATCATTGAACGCCGGCATGGTTTTGCCGGCAATTACCGGAGCCAAAACGCTTGTCATTACCGATGCGATTGGAAATTTCATTACCCAACAGACTGTTGCAAGTGCGATCCAAGAATCACACAGAAAATTCGCGCTTCGGCACGGTTCCTCCGGCATCGCATCCGAAATGACGTTCAAGTTCGCTCCGAATACCGCGCGCGCGGCAGGCGGAATGCTGCGTATTGCGGTGCTCGGCGTGAATTATCCGAGCCAGGAGGAGTTTGACGGAGACTGGCAGGCGTTCAGGGATCTTCTCCTTTCTCTTGAGCCATATGCCGCATTCGCTTCGGCCATCAGCATTGAACCGGTCGGCTTTCTCCCGCTTTCCGATACGCGTCTTAACTGTTCCCAGAACGAATGCGCTCCCGCCTATTCCTGCAATCAAAGCGCCGTAACAGCCCTTACGAATTCTCAAGGGCCGTACGATACGGTCTTAACATTTGTTCGCTCGGGTACGTTGGATGCTCCTACCGGCTGCGCGTATTTCGATACCAGCATATCGTCTTACGATCGAAACCATAATGAGATGGACCTTGGCGTTGGAGGACAGGCATTTGTTACAACGGTTGGGGGGAAAAGGAATTTTGTAGCCAGAACCGCGGTACATGAGTTCAGCCACTCCTTCGGCAGTCTGCTTGACGAATACCACAACAAGCCAACGCCATACTTTTCGGGAAGAAACTGCGATGGGTCGCAAACCTGCCCGCTTTGGGATAACGCCACATATAATATTACAGCCTGTATCGCCGGATGCGCGGGCAAAACGGTTTATTACCGATCGTCTCCAAGCTCTCTCATGCGTTCGCTTTCCGACCCTTTCGGGTACAACGCTTTAAGCAGGGTATTGTTGCAAAAGCGCCTTGCCAAAGTTGGCATAGCGCCTTTCCCCGGCGCCGACACACAGAAGCCAACGGTGAATATCACGAGTCCCAAGCAAACCAACCCCGTAACGGCGCTCAAGGACAATTTCGCTATCTGGGCGGTAACAAGCGACAATGTAGGGGCGGTCAGGGTTGATTTCCTCGCAAATGATGCGCTTATCGGAGCAGGCAGGCGAGGGGACGATCTTAAATCTTTCGAGTTTGACTGGGATATTTCAAGCATTAACGACGGTTCCTATCGCTTGCAGGCAAAAGCGTATGACGCGGCGGGGAACAGCAGCGTCTCGCCGGGCGTCGTTGTTACCCTTGCCCCTGCCGATGCCGCATGTGTTCCCAATTGCTCCGGTCCGCCGGTAAAATGTGGAGGAGATAATGGATGCGGCGGGACGTGCAATAATACCTGCACCGGGGTGCAGGCCGTCTGCCAGCCAGACAATACTACCTGTTGTGTCCCAAACAAGGGCAGCGCATGCAATACGAACATTTGTATTGAGAATATGAGCATACAATGCGATGGCTCGTGCGGCGGTGGCACAGCTTTGTGA
- a CDS encoding glutamate dehydrogenase, giving the protein MGNVGGIAAQLLQERGHTIVAISDSKGAWFNAQGLAVKKLLSLKKNGKKLPKYNLTNAELLELPVDVLVPAALESQLTKENAKRVKAKLILELANGPTTPEADALLEKRRISVIPDILANSGGVAVSYLEWVQNRTGYYWEKQEVHEKLRKLMTEGLKAVLQEKKSSRTSLKYAAYAVALRRLERASVLRGTRSIN; this is encoded by the coding sequence ATGGGGAACGTCGGAGGAATTGCGGCGCAGCTACTTCAGGAGCGGGGACATACGATCGTTGCGATATCCGATTCAAAAGGCGCCTGGTTTAACGCGCAGGGGCTTGCCGTAAAAAAACTTCTTTCTTTAAAGAAGAATGGAAAAAAATTGCCGAAATATAACTTGACCAACGCCGAACTTCTCGAGCTTCCGGTTGACGTTCTGGTTCCAGCGGCTCTTGAGAGCCAGCTGACAAAAGAAAACGCCAAACGCGTCAAAGCAAAGCTGATCCTGGAGCTTGCTAACGGCCCGACAACTCCGGAGGCGGATGCATTGCTGGAAAAACGCCGCATTTCCGTAATCCCCGACATTCTTGCAAATAGCGGCGGAGTCGCCGTAAGTTACCTGGAATGGGTGCAGAACCGCACGGGGTATTACTGGGAGAAGCAAGAAGTGCACGAAAAACTCCGCAAACTTATGACGGAAGGGCTAAAAGCGGTGCTTCAGGAAAAAAAATCTTCCCGTACATCATTGAAATACGCGGCATATGCCGTTGCGCTGCGGCGTCTTGAGCGGGCCTCTGTGCTCCGGGGAACAAGAAGCATAAATTGA
- a CDS encoding Glu/Leu/Phe/Val dehydrogenase dimerization domain-containing protein codes for MMRGLWRAGKKAHIKPSVLNVLKNPDRILRKKLHIKLDNGKPAVFDAYRIQHNNLRGPYKGGIRFHPDVDSEEVKGLALGMTLKCAVIGIPMGGGKGGIGVDPKALSPKELERLSRAWVRAFWRSIGPDIDVPAPDVGSDARIMAWMADEYSRLMGVSAWGAFTGKPAELGGSQGREEATALGGIYTLEEYLKQNSKFKIQNLPLPYKAWGTSEELRRSYFRSGDIRSLRYPIQKAPGLTRRGLP; via the coding sequence ATGATGCGCGGTCTGTGGCGGGCCGGAAAGAAGGCGCATATTAAGCCTTCTGTTCTTAACGTTCTCAAAAACCCGGATAGGATTTTGCGCAAGAAGTTGCACATCAAGCTAGACAATGGCAAGCCCGCGGTTTTTGACGCATATCGGATACAGCACAATAATCTCCGCGGTCCTTACAAAGGCGGTATCCGGTTTCATCCAGATGTCGATTCGGAAGAGGTAAAGGGATTGGCGCTTGGCATGACGCTTAAATGTGCCGTTATAGGCATCCCCATGGGCGGCGGCAAAGGTGGCATCGGCGTTGACCCAAAAGCACTTTCGCCCAAGGAGCTGGAAAGACTCTCGCGCGCATGGGTAAGGGCCTTCTGGCGCAGCATTGGTCCGGATATAGATGTACCCGCGCCGGACGTAGGGAGCGATGCGCGCATCATGGCGTGGATGGCCGACGAGTACTCGCGCCTTATGGGCGTATCCGCATGGGGAGCATTTACGGGAAAGCCCGCGGAGCTTGGCGGTTCCCAGGGCCGGGAAGAGGCGACGGCGCTCGGCGGCATCTATACACTTGAGGAGTACCTCAAGCAAAATTCAAAATTCAAAATTCAAAACTTGCCATTGCCATACAAGGCATGGGGAACGTCGGAGGAATTGCGGCGCAGCTACTTCAGGAGCGGGGACATACGATCGTTGCGATATCCGATTCAAAAGGCGCCTGGTTTAACGCGCAGGGGCTTGCCGTAA